The Tumebacillus amylolyticus genome window below encodes:
- the whiA gene encoding DNA-binding protein WhiA: MSFAARTKKELTMLDLKPCCKRAELAAMIRMNGAVVIANKRFSLDVTTENAAIARRMYTLLKELFGVHAELLVRKKMRLKKNNIYMMRVPYNAPEILQELCIANSNLTFVSGINPDLVKKPCCKRSYLRGAFMAGGSVNDPEGSSYHLEISSTDLDHSEALLEHVNAYDLNAKLIDRKNTYVVYLKEVEKIIEFLNIIGAHQALLRFEDVRIVKGMRNQVNRLVNCETANLNKTIEASVRQIENIKLLQKVIGLDNLPPKLREIAEIRLQFPDINLKELGEMLPGKVSKSGVNHRLRKLDDMAERVKEGKGI; encoded by the coding sequence TTGTCTTTCGCCGCTCGCACGAAAAAAGAACTGACGATGCTCGACCTCAAACCCTGCTGCAAGCGGGCGGAGCTCGCCGCGATGATCCGAATGAACGGCGCGGTCGTCATCGCCAACAAACGCTTCTCGCTGGACGTCACAACGGAGAACGCGGCGATTGCCCGCCGCATGTACACGTTGCTCAAGGAACTGTTCGGGGTTCACGCCGAACTGCTCGTCCGTAAGAAGATGCGACTCAAGAAAAACAACATCTACATGATGCGCGTGCCGTACAACGCGCCGGAGATTCTCCAAGAACTGTGCATCGCCAACTCCAATTTGACGTTCGTCTCCGGGATCAACCCCGACTTGGTCAAAAAACCCTGCTGTAAGCGTTCCTACTTGCGCGGGGCGTTCATGGCGGGCGGTTCGGTCAACGATCCCGAGGGCTCGTCGTACCACTTGGAGATCTCCTCCACCGACCTCGACCACAGCGAAGCGTTGCTTGAACATGTGAACGCGTACGATCTCAACGCCAAGCTGATCGACCGCAAGAACACGTACGTCGTCTACCTCAAGGAAGTCGAGAAGATCATCGAGTTCTTGAACATCATCGGCGCACACCAGGCCCTGTTGCGTTTCGAAGACGTGCGGATCGTCAAAGGGATGCGCAACCAAGTCAACCGCCTCGTCAACTGCGAGACGGCGAACTTGAACAAAACCATCGAAGCGTCTGTCCGTCAGATTGAGAACATCAAACTTCTGCAAAAAGTCATTGGTCTTGACAACTTGCCGCCGAAGTTGCGGGAGATCGCCGAGATTCGCTTGCAGTTCCCCGACATCAATTTGAAGGAACTCGGGGAGATGTTGCCTGGAAAAGTCTCGAAGTCGGGCGTCAACCACCGGTTGCGCAAACTCGATGACATGGCAGAGCGTGTCAAAGAAGGCAAAGGGATCTAA
- the fadH gene encoding 2,4-dienoyl-CoA reductase: MKDKVVIVTGGSSGMGKAMAKKFAAEGAFVTITGRTLENLEATKQEIQTFDGQVLCVQMDVRDPELVQQMVDKTKQTFGRIDFLVNNAAGNFVVPAEKLSINGWNSVINIVLNGTFYCSQTVGQHWIESGTKGSILNILATYAWTAGPGVIHSASAKAGVMAMTRTMAVEWGQRYGIRVNAIAPGPIENTGGMDKLVMSEKHYNAMMRSIPLGRLGKPEEIADLAYFLFSDSAAYINGDIITMDGGQWLNNMMFL; this comes from the coding sequence ATGAAAGACAAAGTGGTTATCGTCACAGGCGGCAGTTCGGGCATGGGCAAAGCGATGGCGAAAAAGTTCGCCGCAGAGGGCGCTTTCGTCACCATCACCGGGCGCACGCTTGAGAATTTAGAAGCGACCAAGCAAGAGATTCAAACGTTTGACGGCCAAGTGCTCTGCGTGCAAATGGACGTGCGCGATCCGGAACTCGTCCAGCAAATGGTCGACAAAACCAAGCAAACGTTTGGTCGAATCGATTTCCTCGTCAACAACGCCGCCGGCAACTTCGTCGTCCCGGCCGAGAAGCTCTCGATCAACGGCTGGAACTCCGTCATCAACATCGTCCTGAACGGGACGTTCTACTGCTCGCAAACTGTGGGCCAGCACTGGATCGAATCGGGCACCAAAGGCTCGATTCTGAACATCCTCGCGACCTACGCATGGACGGCGGGACCCGGCGTGATCCACTCCGCAAGCGCCAAAGCGGGCGTCATGGCGATGACCCGCACGATGGCCGTCGAGTGGGGCCAACGCTACGGAATCCGCGTCAACGCCATCGCGCCTGGCCCGATCGAAAACACCGGCGGCATGGACAAATTGGTCATGTCGGAGAAGCACTACAACGCGATGATGCGCTCGATTCCGCTCGGTCGCCTCGGCAAACCGGAAGAGATCGCCGACCTCGCGTACTTCCTGTTCTCCGATTCGGCTGCCTACATCAACGGCGACATCATCACGATGGACGGCGGTCAGTGGCTGAACAACATGATGTTCCTCTAA
- the rapZ gene encoding RNase adapter RapZ, with protein sequence MQTEINLLIITGLSGAGKSVTIDALEDIGFFCVDNLPPALIPKFGDLIVQSQGKVTKVGLVCDMRGGDFFNTVFDALQELEQKGGVNYQIVFLEADDSTIVRRFKETRRRHPLAKDGRVVEGIHEEREMLEEIRGKADLIINTTNLKASALRQQIVERFSHIDQQHMKVDIMSFGFKHGVPIEADMIFDVRFLPNPHYVDHLRPLTGRDQDVYDYVMKWPITHAFANKLTDMVDFLLPQFRKEGKTQLVIGIGCTGGKHRSVALAEYLHEHIKDREWTTVVHRDSEKS encoded by the coding sequence ATGCAAACGGAGATCAATTTATTGATCATTACGGGTCTGTCCGGTGCGGGGAAATCGGTGACGATTGACGCGCTGGAAGACATCGGGTTTTTCTGCGTTGACAACTTGCCGCCGGCTTTGATTCCCAAGTTTGGCGACCTGATCGTGCAATCGCAAGGCAAGGTCACCAAGGTCGGCCTCGTCTGCGACATGCGCGGCGGTGATTTTTTCAACACGGTGTTCGATGCTCTGCAAGAGTTGGAGCAGAAGGGCGGCGTCAACTACCAGATCGTATTTCTCGAAGCGGATGATTCGACGATCGTCCGTCGATTCAAAGAAACGCGCCGTCGCCATCCGTTGGCGAAGGACGGACGTGTCGTCGAGGGCATCCACGAAGAGCGCGAGATGTTGGAAGAGATTCGCGGCAAAGCGGACCTCATCATCAACACGACCAACTTGAAAGCGAGCGCCCTTCGTCAGCAGATCGTCGAGCGGTTCTCGCACATCGACCAGCAACACATGAAAGTCGACATCATGTCGTTTGGGTTCAAACACGGCGTGCCGATCGAAGCGGACATGATCTTCGACGTGCGCTTCCTGCCGAATCCGCACTATGTCGACCACTTGCGCCCGTTGACCGGTCGTGACCAAGACGTGTACGACTATGTCATGAAGTGGCCGATCACTCACGCGTTTGCCAACAAGTTGACCGACATGGTGGACTTCCTGTTGCCGCAGTTTCGCAAGGAAGGCAAGACCCAGCTCGTGATCGGCATCGGGTGTACGGGCGGCAAGCACCGCTCGGTGGCGCTCGCCGAATATCTCCACGAACACATCAAAGACCGCGAATGGACGACCGTCGTTCACCGCGACTCGGAAAAGAGTTGA
- a CDS encoding FMN-dependent NADH-azoreductase — MAKVLYITANPNPVEHSFGLTTGQAFVESYREANPSDEVVHLDLYKLNIPHIDEEVMGGWGKLRSGADFSTLSAGEQAKVTRLNELADEFVGADKYVFVTPFWNFSFPPVFKAYIDSICVAGKTFKYTEQGPQGLLGGKKAVHIQASGGVYSEGPTRDWDFGNRYLATIAQFLGFSLESIFVEGQAAQPDKAAEIKAAGVEKAKQVAKSF, encoded by the coding sequence ATGGCAAAAGTTCTGTACATCACCGCAAACCCGAACCCGGTTGAACATTCCTTCGGTCTGACCACCGGTCAAGCATTCGTTGAATCTTACCGCGAGGCAAACCCGTCCGACGAAGTCGTTCACCTCGACCTCTACAAACTCAACATCCCGCACATCGACGAAGAAGTCATGGGCGGCTGGGGCAAACTGCGCTCGGGCGCTGATTTCTCCACCCTCTCCGCAGGCGAGCAAGCGAAAGTAACCCGCCTGAACGAACTGGCTGACGAGTTCGTCGGCGCTGACAAGTATGTATTTGTCACCCCGTTCTGGAACTTCTCGTTCCCTCCGGTATTCAAAGCGTACATCGACTCCATCTGCGTGGCAGGCAAGACCTTCAAGTACACCGAACAAGGCCCGCAAGGTCTGCTTGGCGGCAAAAAAGCGGTCCACATCCAAGCGTCCGGCGGCGTGTACTCCGAAGGCCCGACCCGCGATTGGGACTTTGGCAACCGCTACCTGGCGACCATCGCACAATTCCTCGGCTTCTCCCTGGAATCGATCTTCGTCGAAGGTCAAGCTGCACAACCGGACAAAGCTGCTGAAATCAAAGCTGCCGGCGTTGAAAAAGCGAAGCAAGTCGCGAAATCCTTCTAA
- a CDS encoding pirin family protein — MIQLIRAQERYTASHGWLTSRFSFSFAEYYDPQNVRFGVLRVFNDDTVQAGEGFGRHPHADMEIMTYVIDGALEHQDSMGNIGVLRPGEVQRMTAGTGVYHSEYNHSKTEPVHFLQLWFLPNKQGLTPSWEQAEFTKEQQRNTLLPVVSGRGVEGAMHMNQDVTVFLSNLEKGLTLTHTADDANRLFYVFVIRGILDLNGELMHEGDAARISDVPTLTLSSPDGAEFMLIDLV, encoded by the coding sequence ATGATCCAACTCATTCGAGCACAGGAACGCTACACAGCTTCGCACGGTTGGCTGACCTCACGCTTTAGCTTCTCATTTGCGGAATACTATGATCCGCAAAACGTCCGTTTCGGAGTTCTGCGTGTCTTCAATGACGACACCGTCCAAGCGGGCGAGGGCTTCGGCCGCCACCCGCATGCAGATATGGAGATCATGACCTATGTGATCGACGGCGCGTTGGAACACCAAGACAGCATGGGCAACATCGGCGTGCTTCGTCCGGGTGAAGTTCAACGCATGACGGCCGGAACCGGCGTCTACCACTCGGAGTACAACCACTCCAAGACGGAGCCCGTCCACTTCCTGCAGCTCTGGTTCTTGCCGAACAAGCAAGGTCTCACGCCTTCGTGGGAACAAGCGGAGTTCACCAAGGAACAGCAGCGCAACACCCTGCTTCCCGTCGTCTCCGGACGCGGCGTTGAAGGCGCGATGCACATGAATCAAGATGTGACGGTGTTCCTTTCTAACTTAGAGAAAGGTCTGACCTTAACTCACACTGCAGATGATGCGAATCGGCTCTTTTATGTCTTCGTCATTCGCGGCATCCTCGACCTCAACGGCGAGTTGATGCACGAAGGCGATGCAGCGCGGATCTCTGACGTTCCAACCCTCACCCTCAGCAGTCCTGATGGGGCCGAGTTTATGCTCATTGACCTCGTCTAA
- a CDS encoding methyl-accepting chemotaxis protein, with protein MTTKKYFKTALKKSGILSLLDRFYEAVDNRFKLRLSQKLGLIIFVTFCGIVLVGATSIFQLSRLNNDMEKALTENLTAMRLAEDMKVQVSQYDRLIVNYIRTDTNDGRKVLSTNLDKLNLQMKQSIEEYEKVATTEEDQKKVAELKKNWQSYSDAQNKVIEESLKSQIVAFQLWEGNLSASYKKLTSTLDDINKKNVAVIEDSKSVLHTTYVSSWVMTLVVIAVIAILAGALGLATNRYFLKRISRLVEVNEVLADGDLRVDPNIRAHDELGQLARSTSAVIANLRVIIGQVGEASYQVAAASQRMATSAEESNRAGHSVAITVQEVAEGTSRQVERSQDSANLMNQLAEAVGEITTTMDVIVGKAEETSQVASIGREVLELTSEQIDGIRDANTDTVEAFEVLYHQLSRIIEIVNVITEIAAQTNLLALNAAIEAARAGEHGRGFAVVAGEVKLLADQSSKAANEVRDIVSDSQQGMETMKAALAGTNKRVGDGVRAMNETNRSFDVILSSIEEMLTQVQTVASTTDSIASSTQQVLGNIEDVASITEEAAASVEEVSAATQQQLAGMQEISSAATVLAGLAEQLDHSVRRFKMEEALYGSNSFGLESVEDLEAEFESEMPNEMALASAAALADLEGLVIETVEVVEEADFDREEAYAELRAEVAAQEEVSDELPSETPDPEDNDK; from the coding sequence ATGACTACTAAGAAGTACTTCAAAACTGCCCTGAAGAAATCGGGAATCCTGTCGCTGCTAGACCGCTTTTATGAAGCGGTAGACAACCGATTCAAGTTGCGTCTCAGCCAAAAACTCGGTCTCATCATCTTCGTTACGTTTTGCGGAATTGTCTTGGTGGGGGCAACCTCGATTTTTCAATTGTCGCGCCTGAACAACGACATGGAGAAGGCCCTCACAGAGAACCTCACCGCGATGCGCTTAGCCGAAGACATGAAGGTGCAGGTTTCACAGTACGACCGTTTGATCGTCAACTACATCCGAACCGACACGAATGATGGACGCAAAGTGTTGTCCACCAACTTGGACAAACTCAACCTGCAGATGAAGCAGAGCATTGAGGAGTACGAGAAGGTCGCAACAACTGAGGAAGATCAGAAGAAAGTCGCTGAACTCAAGAAAAACTGGCAATCCTACTCCGATGCCCAGAACAAGGTCATCGAAGAGTCCTTAAAAAGCCAGATCGTCGCGTTCCAGCTCTGGGAAGGGAATCTCTCCGCTTCGTACAAGAAGCTGACTTCAACGCTTGACGATATCAACAAGAAAAACGTGGCCGTCATCGAAGACTCCAAGTCTGTCCTTCATACCACTTATGTCAGTTCGTGGGTCATGACGCTGGTCGTCATCGCCGTGATCGCAATTCTCGCAGGAGCTCTGGGTCTCGCCACCAACCGCTACTTCCTCAAGCGCATCTCGCGTTTGGTCGAAGTCAACGAAGTGTTGGCAGACGGGGACCTGCGCGTCGATCCGAACATTCGCGCTCATGATGAGCTGGGCCAACTGGCACGCTCGACATCGGCGGTTATTGCCAATTTGCGCGTGATCATCGGGCAAGTCGGCGAAGCGTCGTACCAAGTCGCAGCTGCGTCGCAACGCATGGCAACTTCGGCGGAAGAGTCCAACCGCGCCGGTCATTCGGTGGCCATCACGGTCCAAGAAGTGGCCGAGGGTACGTCCCGCCAAGTCGAGCGTTCGCAAGACAGTGCGAACCTCATGAACCAACTGGCCGAAGCGGTCGGCGAGATCACCACGACGATGGACGTCATCGTCGGCAAGGCGGAGGAAACTTCCCAAGTCGCGTCCATTGGGCGCGAAGTGCTGGAACTCACGTCCGAGCAGATCGACGGCATCCGCGATGCGAACACCGATACGGTGGAAGCGTTCGAAGTGCTCTACCATCAATTGAGCCGCATCATCGAGATCGTCAACGTCATCACCGAGATTGCAGCTCAAACGAACTTGCTGGCGCTCAACGCCGCGATTGAAGCAGCGCGTGCCGGAGAGCACGGGCGCGGATTCGCAGTCGTTGCCGGCGAAGTCAAATTGCTGGCCGACCAATCTTCGAAAGCGGCCAACGAAGTCCGCGACATCGTAAGCGATTCCCAACAGGGGATGGAGACGATGAAAGCGGCGTTGGCGGGCACGAACAAGCGCGTCGGAGACGGTGTGCGTGCGATGAACGAAACCAACCGCTCCTTCGACGTCATCTTGTCTTCGATCGAAGAGATGCTGACTCAAGTGCAGACGGTCGCTTCGACGACCGATTCGATTGCGAGTTCGACCCAGCAAGTGCTTGGGAACATCGAGGACGTCGCGTCGATCACCGAGGAAGCGGCGGCGAGCGTCGAGGAAGTATCGGCAGCCACGCAACAGCAGTTGGCGGGGATGCAAGAGATCTCTTCGGCGGCGACTGTACTGGCGGGTCTTGCGGAACAGCTCGACCACTCCGTCCGTCGATTCAAGATGGAAGAGGCACTGTACGGAAGCAACTCGTTCGGTTTGGAGTCGGTCGAGGACCTCGAAGCGGAGTTCGAGTCGGAGATGCCAAACGAAATGGCGCTCGCTTCGGCCGCGGCGCTTGCAGACCTCGAAGGTCTCGTGATCGAAACGGTGGAAGTCGTCGAAGAGGCGGACTTCGACCGTGAGGAAGCGTACGCAGAACTTCGTGCCGAAGTTGCGGCACAGGAGGAAGTTTCGGACGAACTCCCGAGCGAGACACCGGACCCCGAAGACAACGACAAGTAA
- the yvcK gene encoding YvcK family protein, producing the protein MVRYWLLLAWTVCSFGLGLIAAGIGIHSVPGQSSVIGLVCLLLGSGLLAFGWWRDEQITRTQMLLEKRKPRVVVVGGGTGLSTLLRGLKEFDIDITAVVTVADDGGSSGRLRSELDIPPPGDIRACLVALSDTEPFMEKLWQYRFKGGEGLAGHSFGNLFIAAMTDVAGDFETAIKQSSQVLAVNGRVLPAVREAVILRAFFADGTFVEGESQIPKANKKIERVEVHPNNLDPLPESLEAIREADAIVIGPGSLYTSILPNLLVTGLTEAIKEASAKKIYVCNVMTQAGETDDYTASEHVQAIYDHVGVELFDYILVNSAPIPPAVVEQYREKESIPVVADLWNLQNMGLNVIARNFLHYSIYARHDARRISEQILALIGRDPNKLRK; encoded by the coding sequence ATGGTGCGCTACTGGTTGCTCCTCGCGTGGACCGTCTGCTCCTTCGGGCTCGGTCTGATCGCGGCCGGTATCGGAATCCACAGCGTGCCCGGCCAATCGTCGGTCATCGGATTGGTTTGTTTGTTGCTCGGCTCGGGACTCTTGGCGTTTGGTTGGTGGCGGGATGAGCAGATCACCCGCACGCAGATGCTGCTGGAGAAACGCAAGCCCCGCGTCGTCGTCGTCGGCGGCGGAACGGGCCTCTCGACGCTGCTTCGCGGTTTGAAGGAGTTTGACATCGACATCACGGCGGTCGTCACGGTCGCCGATGACGGCGGCTCGTCCGGGCGGTTGCGTTCCGAACTGGACATCCCGCCGCCCGGTGACATTCGCGCTTGTCTCGTGGCGCTGTCCGACACGGAACCTTTTATGGAGAAGCTCTGGCAGTACCGCTTCAAAGGCGGAGAGGGTTTGGCGGGACACAGTTTCGGCAATCTGTTCATCGCGGCGATGACCGATGTCGCGGGGGACTTTGAGACGGCGATCAAGCAGTCTTCGCAAGTCCTCGCCGTCAACGGGCGCGTGCTGCCGGCGGTACGCGAAGCGGTCATTCTACGAGCGTTTTTTGCAGACGGTACGTTTGTCGAAGGCGAGTCGCAGATTCCCAAAGCGAACAAAAAAATCGAGCGTGTCGAAGTGCATCCGAACAACCTCGATCCGCTGCCTGAATCGCTGGAAGCGATTCGCGAGGCGGATGCGATCGTCATCGGGCCGGGTTCGCTCTACACCAGCATCTTGCCGAACTTGCTCGTTACGGGGTTGACCGAGGCGATCAAGGAAGCAAGTGCCAAGAAAATTTACGTATGCAACGTGATGACGCAAGCGGGGGAGACGGACGACTATACGGCGTCGGAGCATGTCCAAGCGATTTACGACCATGTGGGCGTCGAACTGTTCGACTACATCCTCGTCAACTCCGCTCCGATTCCGCCGGCTGTCGTCGAGCAGTATCGGGAAAAGGAATCCATCCCGGTCGTCGCCGACCTCTGGAACTTGCAGAACATGGGGCTCAACGTCATCGCCCGCAACTTTTTACATTACTCGATCTACGCGCGTCACGATGCGCGTCGCATCTCGGAGCAAATTCTCGCACTGATCGGGCGCGATCCGAACAAACTTCGCAAATAA
- a CDS encoding HPr family phosphocarrier protein: MAEKKVTVGLRSGLHARPAALFVQEANKYASDVFVEKEGKSVNAKSIMGIMSLAISNGAEIIIRAEGNDADQAVTKLALLIENEQ, encoded by the coding sequence GTGGCAGAGAAAAAAGTAACCGTTGGCTTGCGCTCCGGTTTGCATGCGCGACCGGCTGCTCTGTTCGTGCAAGAAGCGAACAAGTACGCAAGCGATGTTTTTGTGGAGAAGGAAGGCAAGTCCGTCAACGCCAAGAGCATCATGGGCATCATGTCGCTCGCGATTTCGAACGGCGCTGAGATCATCATCCGCGCGGAAGGCAACGATGCCGACCAAGCGGTGACGAAGTTGGCCTTGCTGATCGAAAACGAGCAATAA
- a CDS encoding NUDIX hydrolase, with the protein MQLVVHCVIEQEDKVLMLQKPRRGWWVVPGGKVETGESLHEAVVREIGEETGLVLQDPELRGVFTILVEENGQLVNHWMLFTFAAGSFTGELVSECEEGILEWVPLDEWMKRPMAEGDKRFLPQIREAEGLVTGTFRYTPEYELIEWRPESGI; encoded by the coding sequence ATGCAACTTGTAGTCCATTGTGTAATCGAACAAGAAGATAAGGTTTTGATGTTGCAAAAGCCCAGACGCGGCTGGTGGGTCGTGCCGGGCGGCAAAGTCGAAACCGGCGAATCCCTGCATGAAGCGGTCGTACGCGAAATCGGCGAAGAGACGGGTCTGGTGTTGCAAGACCCTGAACTGCGCGGCGTGTTTACGATCCTCGTCGAAGAAAACGGACAACTCGTGAACCACTGGATGTTGTTCACGTTTGCGGCCGGCTCGTTTACGGGCGAATTGGTGTCCGAGTGTGAAGAAGGAATTTTGGAATGGGTACCGCTCGACGAGTGGATGAAGCGCCCGATGGCGGAGGGGGACAAACGGTTCCTCCCACAGATTCGGGAGGCGGAGGGTCTGGTGACCGGCACGTTCCGGTATACACCGGAATATGAGCTGATCGAATGGCGCCCGGAGTCAGGGATTTAA